The following coding sequences are from one Nicotiana tomentosiformis chromosome 3, ASM39032v3, whole genome shotgun sequence window:
- the LOC138908504 gene encoding uncharacterized protein: MDPLKYIFQKPMPTEKLAIWKILLSEFDIIYVTQKAVKGQALEDHLAKNPVDGGYEPPKTYFPDKEVSFVGEDITEGYDGWRMFFDGAANFKGVGIGAVLVSEIGQHYPISAKLRFLCTNNMVENEACILGLRLAIDMNVQELLVIGDSDLLVHQVLGEWATKNTKILPYLYCIQELMKRFTKIEFKHVPRIQNEFADALATLSSMIQQPNKNFIDLIPVRIHNQPAYCTHVEEEMDGNPWFHDIKEYLSKGEYPEHANHT, from the coding sequence atggacccgttgaaatacatcttccagaaacccatgcctaccgAAAAGTTGGCGATATGGAAAATATtattgagtgagttcgacatcatctatgtaactcagaaggcggtcaaagggcaagcattggagGATCATCTAGCAAAGAATCCTGTAGACGGAGGGTACGAACCACCGAAAACGTACTTTCCCGACAAGGAAGTATCATTTGTGGGAGAAGACATCACTGAAGGatacgatggttggaggatgttcttcgacggagccgcgaacttcaaaggagtaggtattggagctgtcttagtatcagaaatCGGCCAACACTATCCgatatccgcaaaactcaggtttctaTGTACAAACAATATGGTAGAAAATGAGGCTTGCATCTTAGGACTCAGGTTAGCCATCGATATGAACGttcaggaattgctggtaattggagattcagaccttttggtacatcaggttctaggagaatgggccacGAAGAACACTAAGATATTACCATATTTGTACTGTATACAAGAGCtgatgaagagattcacaaaaatagagttcaaacatgttccgagaatccagaatgagttcgcagatgcattggctactttatcttccatgatacaacaaccaaacaagaatttcatcgatcttATCCcagtaaggattcataatcagccagcttattgtACTCATGTTGAAGAGGAAAtggatggaaatccatggttccacgacatcaaagaatatttgtcaaaaggagagtacccggagcacgcaaatcatactTAG